From Vitis vinifera cultivar Pinot Noir 40024 chromosome 14, ASM3070453v1, a single genomic window includes:
- the LOC109121499 gene encoding uncharacterized protein LOC109121499, with product MPNDAVIILTMAGNGLDGSAASSLPLSGTSMFTRCSAARFKKLCNRLPEAKIQAIRDLQFGGLLNLNCTEVRHNLCIFLIQHFNVGFRRIEFSAQKHYPVTATDVGLILGLPTEGRNLQVTSTSSDHPFGTIRACEEKLLDLPVGEEFRRAFIYYACATLLAPTSRLNGCRNLWHTIHEDGFRNDVN from the exons ATGCCCAATGATGCAGTTATAATATTAACAATGGCTGGTAATGGCTTAGATGGTTCTGCTGCCAGTTCACTCCCACTCTCG GGCACATCAATGTTTACACGATGCTCAGCTGCAAGATTTAAGAAACTGTGCAACCGATTACCAGAGGCAAAAATTCAAGCCATAAGAGACCTCCAATTTGGAGGTCTCTTAAACTTAAACTGCACAGAGGTGCGCCACAACCTCTGTATCTTTCTAATCCAACATTTCAATGTTGGATTTAGACGGATAGAGTTCTCAGCCCAGAAACACTATCCTGTTACAGCCACCGATGTTGGCCTCATTTTAGGCCTCCCAACAGAAGGACGGAATTTGCAGGTGACCTCCACATCATCAGATCATCCATTTGGGACTATTCGGGCATGCGAGGAGAAACTCCTAGACTTACCTGTAGGCGAGGAGTTCCGTAGAGCATTCATTTACTACGCATGTGCCACATTGTTGGCCCCCACGTCTAGGCTCAATGGTTGCCGTAACTTGTGGCATACCATCCATGAGGATGGATTCCGAAATGATGTTAATTAG